The sequence ACAAGAACACgcccaaaaaataaatatgaaaaaacgcAGCTGGATCTTTGGGAAACAGGCgatgacggaggggagggggaagggcatgtGGGTAGAGGctcaggggtgggggggggatggcgcTCGGACCAGAAGCGTTGGAAAGGGCATTGGTATATAAGGATGCCCATGGGGGCGATGTGGATATTCCAGTGACACACAGCAGCATTAGCACACTTCTCTTGTCTTCAAGAAaaggtatgcttgtgtgtatatgtgtgtgagtatttgtagagagacagatatagttttgtctatttacctacgtaatatatctgtttatctgtctccctccctttatgcCCGTCTGCTTAACTAAATGTATCGGTCTCTtacatctgtatgtctatctctctatacgcttttacatatgtgtgtgagttaccaaaatgtatatatataagcaatttatttttcctttctaccCCTTCTTGTGCCCGATTTGTAAGAATGTGTGTGATCTTCCACGCCCATCTGTCAACCTAACCCGTTTTCTTTGAGTCCTACCTGTAAAGGAGAATCATAACCAACTCCCATTTTCTTCCCGCAGAAGATGCATTCGTCCGCCTTCGCCTTCGTGTTGGTAACCCTGCTGTCGGTTTCCCTGGGTTCTGCCCAAGAATCTGAACATACCCAGAAGTTGCTGGAAGCGCGCAAAACCCTCGAGGAGTTCACCGTGCCCGCTTTGAAGGATAACTTGAAAAGCCGCTCCAATGTGGAGTTCTACGTCAAGTGCGTGGTTGGCACAGGCCCATGCAACAAGATTGGCATCGCTCTCAGTAGTAAGTTCTGCTtttgggagagaggatgagggttaGAAaggttacatgtatatatatatatactatgtatatatacatatacatatgtatatatacatatatacatatgtatatatacatatgtgtatatgtatatatacatacatatatgtatatatatgcatatatatatatatatatatgtgaatatatacatatattcatatatataggaaaagggagacgagagagaaacagagagaaagagtgacaaacagataaagaaacaaaacacatcGATAGCCCCTTCTAAGCCAAAAATTtaaatcccctccttcccccacagaCCTCCTCGCCCCCGGACCCCAGGGAAGCCAGTTCTGCGGCGGGTGTACTGACACCGAGAAGGTGCGAGTGAAGGTCGTGCTCGACGCCCTGGAAACCGACTACCAGGACCTGGCGTGCGAGCTTCACAACTTCAGCAAGATTCCGCTGTTCTCTAAGAATCCCTGCGCTTGAAGGTGTGTCAGTCGTACGTCTTTTagtatcatattaatattttcttgttattgttattgagttactgttattttcgcctcttatctttattaattgGTTTTCCCCGAATTAAATTCCAGCACGAGATCGCAAGGCATCATCACATGAAGGCAAGAGGAACCACGAATTAATTACGATTCAATTCAAGGATGACGACGTGTCTTCGTGTGCTTGTACAGCTTATGTATTAAATGATTATCTCGGACGGGATGTCTTGTTTTCTATACCCTGAGATACTAGAGGCTAGGAGAAACCACTCTCCACCTAAAATGGTGATTAGTTAGACACTACTTGGAATCAAATAGAAAccgctctcccctccacccccacaaaAAAGTAGGGAGAGCGAAACCATTTTCCCTCGACCAACACTTGAGGCAAGGAGAAACCGTTCCATACCAAAaaatatcatagaaaaaaaaaaaggcgagcgAAGAAAGGATGTTTGACGgagggagaaatataaataattagaaaccactctctccctctcaaggaAAGAGAGACTGACTAGAACTAGAAACCGATCTCAGACTAAAAGTGCgattgtgtttatgtatctctgtgcgcgtgtatacatatCAGCATGTTTTTGTGAAGTAGAGCATACCTCTACGTTTGTGTTTTCAAGCAAGTGACAGTGTAaatagagcaacgaagggaagaacaagaaaacacacgaacacTAGAGACCACCAGAAACTGTTCCCTCCCTCTAAAAAGTACAAATGACTTTTACAATGGTAAAAAATTTCTTACTGTCGATctgtctacacccccccccccctatatctctTTAATTTATTACGATTAAGTTCAAAGAAAAGTTTATACACAAAATCTGTTTTAAGAATTTTGGATGTTGAATCCTTAATTTCAACAAGATTAACAAACTCGTTCCACAAAGTACCGTATCTGTACATAAACTGGGATGTCGAGGCTCTGCTGATCTGGACCTGTTGTGAAGAGGCTGCGGCAGCTCTGGTGGCGGTTTGTGACGGGCGGTTGGGCTCGGAGTTGATGAAGCTTCATGGTCGCCTTGAAGAACACAGTGAGGCCGGCGACGTCTCTGCAGAGCTGGAGGCTGACGAGATGTACTTCATTTTGCATCATAACATCAGGAGTGCATCTTGACCGACGAGTTCTTTCACCCATCGAAGCACCGACAGtcttcttgtgtatgtgtataaaaaatgtgagtgtatatatatatatttatatttatacatagaatgaaagagaaagaggatagttTAATTGAGAGATTTACTGCTGTTGGTGTTAAAGATTTGCTCCTAAttcgactattttttttttctatcatttcatgGCTTACAATTATAAATAGAAACAATTCCTTTGACAATATTTCTGGAGTACattcacatcatttttttttcttttctgtaactgtaaaatTTATTACCTGTATACTGAAAATGGCATTGTGACTTCAAAGAAAATATAGGCTAGTAAAAGTAGCAAATCAAAATACAACCATTTGGACAAGTGACATTCAGTGAATTTGATTTCGAAGCAATGCTCGAGTGGCGTCCCTAATGCGCCGATGACATTGCCCTTTATATCActtatagaaacaaaaaaattccAGGTCTGTGGTTGGCCCTTCTAGCTCTCGtccctgtatatctatatatctgtatatctatatatagatatctataaaaagggtatgaatgagaatgaatatcttcacaatacaagagatgtattttgccGGTTTCGACTACATCTtcgattatatattatgtatttatgacgaagatataatatatatatatatatatatatatatatactcacacacatatgcgcgtgtgtgtgcgtgtaaataaatataataaatatgtatactcacacacacacacacacacacacacacatatatatatatatatatacatatataaagagagagaaagagagaggaaggtaaagagagatacaaaaagatagaggagagagagagagagagagagagagagagagagagagagagagagagagagagagagagagagagagagagagagagagagagaggagaaaaagaaaggagcgaGAAACCGCAGAGAGTGAGGataaaaaacaaggagagagagagagagagagagagagagaggagaaaaagaaaggagagggcaaccgcagagagtgaggagaaaaaacaaggagagagagagagagagagagagagagaggagaaaaagaaaggagagggcaaCCGCAGAGAGTGAGGataaaaaacaaggagagagagagagagagagagagaggagaaaaagaaaggagcgaGAACACGCAGAGAGCAAGCACAGCTCCCAAAAGAGTTTCGCAGTGATCAAAATCCTCTCCAATAAAAAAGTATGCCCTGCTAGTTCTTGATATGGTTGACCCTCGCTTCAAAACTAGTTCTGACCGGTTGGGACGAGGTCAATAGCTGTTGTGCCTTCTCTTCGAAAACTGACGAAGAGTGGGATGCAGCCCTTTCGTCACTGCAGCTGAGACATTTCTTGATGGCGGTGTCCTACTTAACTACGCCAAGGTTAAAGGATACATCCAGCCCATGGTCCGACGAGACCGTTCAGCGGGGAATTTTGGGGGAGTTGCTGTGTGCCTCTGCATCTCACTGCAGTTAACTCCGGAGATCCATGAccgctttttcttcatttttttttttgcaaaagcaTATTGTCTATATCAAGGTACAGACCTCGCTGACAGGGAAAAAAAACCTGTCGATTACTGAAACACCATAGATCAGCTCCTTATCACATACAACTGTTGCAATTTAATAGCTGCAGGCGACCTGGTACAATTCTTCAGGGGGCTTTCGATAGGCTACTAGAGGTGCATTCCAGCGGTTCTTCATTCGACCCTGTGCTCACATCCGACCACGTTGCCATTACGACAACTCTCTCCTTAAATGCCGAAAAAATCTGCCATTCCCGAAGACCATGTGACAACGGAACGACACAGCAAAACCTCAAACAAACGCCAAGGAAAGCTTTTTCCCAGCCGATGGTAGAATGTCACAAAGGCACAGCAAGGACTCTCCAGGGACGACTTGATACCTCTGAATCAAGCAGAGCTGTTAGCAATTCACTTTGCCAGCAAAATGAATGTTATCAAATCTGACAAAGCAGTGCTTATCTTTGCCCAAAGGACATAAACAGTGGAAATTGTATTAAAAGTCccggaaacataaaaaaaaactggagAGCTGAAGAGCTTTCGTGCCCTTTGACTTACCTGTTCACAAAGTGCATGACGCATGTGACCTTCCTCAGGACTCTGCGTGGCACAAAGGTCTGCTGGCCAAGCTGAAATCCTTCGGCATTGAATGTGCTCTCCTAAAATTTCTAAAGAGCCATCTAACAAGCCGGAGCTGGTTGCTATGCATGACCAAGGATCTACGAAATATACCCTCCGTGCAGGTGTTCCTCAAGTATTCTTGGAACAActctttgaaatatatatgtaaatgacctCTTAGACGCAGTACCTGAGACAATTGCATATGCAGATGATATACCACTGCATCCCCCAGCAATTACATCGAAACGAGCACTTGGTTTCATCAGTTACCAGCACCAAATATAACACAAGGGTGCACGTTTACTCGATCTTCTAGTTACATCCCTAAGCTGTACcttaacagagaaaaaataacaagaaatgatTCTTTACACGTCTTAGGGGTTACTTTTGACAAGAAATCTCAGGTCACACGAAGCCATCCAGAGGAGAGCGGAGAAAGCCATCAACGGACGAAATGAAGGACGCCTCGTCAGCCTCCAGCTCTGCAGAGACGTCGCCGGCCTCACTGTGTTCTTCAAGGCGACCATGAAGCGAATGCATCATCTTCATGAACACCGAGCCCAACCGCCCGTCACAAACCGCCACCAGAGCTGCCGCAGGCTCTTCACAACAGGTCGTTAATCTCATTAAATGATTCAACAGCCAAAATTGTGATCCAACGTTTAGGTAATATGTATTTTATCTCACGAAGTtcttagaatatatattatataaaaacttATCTTCGAATTTCTTATAATAacttaaaaagaggagagagcgagagaaagaagagggagagagaaagcagacagtTCGAGACAGCAATAGATTTTACCATTGTAAAAGTCATTTGTACAACTTTATGGGGTGGGAGCGGTTTCTAGTGGTCTCTAGTATTCATCTTTCCCTCATTTAGGCGGAGAGTGGTTTCTAGTTATAGCaagtctctttttccttccctcccctctttttggGGAACGGTTTCTACTCGTCTCCAGTGTCCATGTtttccctactttcctccctctctctaatatcctttctccttttttatttctatttattttcttcattatcatgatcatttttggtACTTGCCTCCACTATTGGTCTtcactattttgtgtgtgtagggaggggggggggggggagcggtttCTGACTTTTCACGTtctttgggggagagggggagacatgtTTCTATTAGCCTCCAGTCTCTCAGGGTATAGAAAACAAGCCATCCCGTCCGAGATAATCATTTAATGCATAAGCTGTACAAGCACACGAAGACACGTCGTCATCCTTGAATTGAATCGTAATTAATTCGTGGTTCCTCTTGCCTTCGTGTGATGATGCCTTACGACCTCGTGCTGGAATTTAATTCGGGAAAAAtaattaatacaaataacaaacaaataacaataacacaataacaataaccaaaataacaatgACCATGATACCAATAGACGTACGACTGACACACCCTTCAAGCGCAGGGATTCTTAGAGAACAGAGGAATCTTGCTGAAGTTGTGAAGCTCGCACGCCAGGTCCTGGTAGTCGGTTTCCAGAGCTTCCAGCACGACCTTCACTCGCACCTTCTCGGTGTCAGTACACCCACCGCAGAACTGGCTTCCCTGGGGTCCGGGGGCGAGGAGGtctgtgggggaaggaagggggtgggtagTTAAGTATTTTGCTTGGGGATGGGGGGTCTGTcggtgtattttttctttgtcactgtcgctttctttctctatgtatataaatatatataaatatatgtatatatttacatatatatgcatatatatacatgtatatatacatatatacatactctctctctctctctcccaattctccAAATCCCCTGAACTGAAAAACAGTTGAACAGCAGAACTTACTACTGAGAGCGATGCCAATCTTGTTGCATGGGCCTGTGCCAACCACGCACTTGACGTAGAACTCCACATTGGAGCGGCTTTTCAAGTTATCCTTCAAAGCGGGCACGGTGAACTCCTCGAGGGTTTTGCGCGCTTCCAGCAACTTCTTGGTATGTTCAGATTCTTGGGCAGAACCCAGGGAAACCGACAGCAGGGTTACCAACACGAAGGCGAAGGCGGACGGATTCATTTTCTACAGGAAGAAAATGGGATTTGGTTATAATTCTCCTTTACAGGTAGGACTCAAAGAAAATGGGTTAGGTTGCAGACAAACATGTAAGatgacacacactcgcacagaccGGACACGAAAAGGGTGTAGAAAGTGTAAACAAAATCGATTATACAGAGGTCTTTTCGTTATTTGGATTTTGCAGGGTTTTGTCCAGCATGAATCCTTCGCATCttgaaaacatacacacgcagaagTATTCTCTCGCTCTCGTAGATGTGTTTATGGCatgcattcacacaaacatattgatatatataaacaggcacacatatacataaacagtcgcacacaggtatacacatacatagtcagGTGCACATATTCAGATAACTTATATACACACCGTTACGGGgacagtgtgaatgtgtgtgtatacgtatgcatatatgtactttgAGTGCCATTGAATTTACGAAAATAGAAACacttttagtgtgtatgtgtgtgcgtgggtgtgagtccgtgtgtatgaatatatacacgcatgtatgtttgtctgtatgtaattTGTAGAATCAATCAATttacgataataaaataaattctaGTGCTAGCAAAGTTACGGAAAGAAAAGCCAGTGAAATTCCCCGTAAGGAAGTTTGTCATAGCAGCAAGGAATTTTCACAAGAATTGGGATTTTATAggtaagataagaagaaaaattaaggtgataaaaaaataagatataaataagatAAGCCAAGttaagtttataaaaaaaagtttgatattGCTAAACACAAGTTTATAATAGTACTGAGAATGGTCTTATCTCGAGGTGGTAAGGAAATCCTTTTGGTAGCTCACACTCAGACACaagagtatatgcatatagagagtcatacaaatataagaaacacagataggcagacataagGGGAGgtagacagatcaatagataaacagatatattagataaacaaatatattttacaaacacacacgtatacacacaaaagcGTACCTTTTTCTCGAAGCTGGGGAGAAATGTGCTAATGCTGGAGTGTGTCGCTGGAATATCCCCATCGCCTCCATGGACATCCTTATATACCAATGCCCTTTCCAGCGCCTCTGGCCCgagcaccttcccctcccctcccccttagcaTCTACCCACATGCTTCCCCCttatcccaccccccttccccaccctccgtCTGTTTCCCTGAATTCCGggtgctttttttttatattcctttttaagCGTGTTCTTGTCCTGTTCTTGTACGTGGGAGTGActggtgagaaggaggagaattcacgtacataggaacacacacaggcatacagatacacacacgaaaGTACATACGCATGTACTGCTctacacacgaatacatacacacaaaaatacgaacacacgcacataaatactgCAAAGAGAACAGccaaaggaagaacaagaaaacacgaatatccCGAAGGAATTCTCGCTGTTTTGCTTCTCCAGGACTccgaagaagcaatacagcgaaaaggccttcagcatattaGTATGTCCTTGTCccttccttcgttgttctatttgcagtttATTCGACATGaattctctacacacacacacacacacacacacacacacacacacacacacacacacacacacacacacacacacacacacacacacacacacacacacacacacacgcatgtacacacacatacacacacacacacacacacacaaacacacacacacgaagacagcTGCATTACTCGCATGAATTTGACCCAGGCGATGACCTACGTCTGGGTTGTCCATGACGCAGCGCACGGTACTGTTGGCAGGGAAGTGGTTGGCAGTGTGGGTAGTGGCacggaaatcataaaaaaaaacatacttttgGCAGCTGGTTGGCAGTGTGGCTGGTGGCAGGGAAACTCGGGCGTTTGCCAGAGGTTTCTGTGACTACGGTTGGCAGGGGATCAGTTAGATTGTTTTGACAATGTGAATGTCGACAGGGGATCTTGACATTAAGTAGATGTCAGTGACTGCACGTTTGGCAGGGCAACTGTTGGCAGGATGTTGACAGTGTGAATCTCGTAAGGGGAGCCATGCCAGCTGGAATGATGACAGAATGAGGCTTCGCTGTGTTGTTGGCAGGGTCCAAGTCTAAAATGGTGGCAGCCATCGCGCACTATGCTTGTGtaagtggtgatggtgttggcagTTTAGTCATAGTTTTATCCTTGTTAAACTAACTCTTGTTAAAGATATAAGCTTTGTATGTGCCAACAAGACGGGAAAAGTTGTATGGTAGTTGTATTGTATTATTACAATATTCTAGGACCGAGACTAATGATCATGCATTTTGGTGACCattctttttttgtctatgtatttacatttctAATTATTATCTAAAGAATAAAATAAGTGTTTTGCATTCTTTTACTCTCATCATAACTGAGATGGCGAATATGAACAAAACATTTTTATCATAGCCAATACCCGTTTAATAACTCAATGATTTAACTGCTACCAGCATACACGGGTATAATGTAAAACGAACCGAACCAGAACTTTTCTTCGAGTTCAGAATAAAAGTCCGAATCACACAGCAAATGGGGTGAAGGCGTGGTGTCGGCAGCACCCCTAATTCACAGATTTATATCCCATCGAACATATTTGGGCAATTACACAGGCACATGTCCAGGGAAAGTCCTCGCATTCGCATTCCAACATGCCTGGGAGCAGATGCACAGCGATGGAAGGCAGGAGATGGCGACGGAACTATTGGCTCCGATATTACAAGGTCTGGAGGCTGTTTTAGCGGCAGGGGGAGGGAATGCAGGCTATTGAAATTATAAACCAGAattagttttctttttaataacatACTCTGATATCAAAGaacaaacatatatcatataaaaaatatatatattgttaacagTTGAACTTCATTATACGTCTCAGAATATTGCACTGAAATAAACATGGAAAATCACACTGGAAGGCATGACCACTCACTTGTCATACAGTCACatctgataaataaaaaaaaaaagcgaaatgctGAATACCAAATTTTGACTTttccatatataaaaacatgattctgagacagaaaaaaaaactttttttctatACATAGAAAATGTTACTGAAATCTAAATTCGACCTGCCTCTCATTTCTCAGGAAGAATAAGCATGGAATCAATGGAATGGAGACTGGGATTTAGCCCTTTGACACAGCTCTTATTTTTGCTCGTATCCAAAATAGGGCTTAAAAATGTGTAGACATTTATAGAAATGGATTATTAGATAGACTTTCTACAACACTACTCATGAGGCTAAagtatatatccatctcttccttaGCTCGGAAAACTGCGGGAAATATAAACtctcagcgccatctcttggtttTTAATTGCTCTGTTCTTTACTTTTCCGTTGTTCCACTATTTTTATTGACTTCAGCATATGTATTATGTTCCTACATCCCAAACCTTCATTCGCAGGACTGAATTCGTCGATTTTTcttattagtttgtgcaaagggtagcaatacttttttttttttctgactataCAGATACATTGCTTTGTGGAAAGAGTTTGTTAATCTTGTTGAAATAAATTATTCAATATCCAGAACTCTGTTCAAATGTTTGGCTAATAAGTATCTTATCTCATGAAGTTCTTAAATTAGATATTGTGGAAGAACTTCCTTTTGAATTTCTTATCATaatgaattaaagaaagaaagagagggcgagagaaagagagagagagagagaggggagagaaagacggcAGACAGATCGATAAAGTAAGAGTTTTTAACCATTGTGAAATTcgtttgtacttttttttaaggggagCGGTTTCTagtgtctccttttccctctttaagGCGGAGTGGTTTTTATTTCTAGCTTGTGCCACTTTTTCCTTGAGAAGGGAATGTGGTTTCTAATTCTCTCTAGtgtcatttcttccctttttgggGGAGGAGCGGTTTCTACTTGTCTCCAATGTCCATGTTTCCCTATTGCATGAGGAATGTGGTTTCTAATTCTCActaattgtatttcttttttttttggtggtgatAGAGAACGGTTTctgcttccttcattccctttgaTATCCTTTCTCCGCtcaccatttttatttattttttatttttttcattttttggtaGGGAACGGTTTCTACTTGACTCCAGTGTTGTCGATGGAAAGTGGTTCccaactctcattctctttttctttgagggggagtgaggggaggggagagtggtttCTATTTGCCTGTGATTTCtaaccctttcttcttctttttttttagggggttcTACTAGCCTCCAGCCTCTTAAGGTATAGAAAACAAGCCAATTCGTTCGGGATTTACATTTACTGCATAAGCTGTACAAGCACACGAAGACACGTCGTCATCCTTGAATTGAATCGTAATTAATTCGTGGTTCCTCTTGCCTTCGTGTGATGATGCCTTACGACCTCGTGCTGGAATTTAATTTGGGGAACAACAATGAATAAAGATAAgaggcgataataacaataacgcaaaaacaataacaaaaataacaacgaccATGATACTAAAAGACGTACGACTGACACACCTTCAAGCGCAGGGATTCTTAGAGAACAGCGGAATCTTGCTGAAGTTGTGAAGCTCGCACGCCAGGTCCTGGTAGTCGGTTTCCAGAGCTTCCAGCACGACCTTCACTCGCACCTTCTCGGTGTCAGTACACCCGCCGCAGAACTGGCTTCCCTGGGGTCCGGGGGCGAGGAGGtctgtgggggaggaaggggaggggtagttaAATATTTTGCTTGGGGGCTGTcggtgtattttttctttgtatgtacaCTCACCCTCATTCTTACTCTCAGTCTTACTCTCTCCCCCAATTCTCCAAATCCCCTGAACTATAAAACAGTTGAACAGCAGAACTTACTACTGAGAGCGATGCCAATCTTGTTGCATGGGCCTGTGCCAACCACGCACTTGACGTAGAACTCCACATTGGAGCGGCTTTTCAAGTTATCCTTCAAAGCGGGCACGGTGAACTCCTCGAGGGTTTTGCGCGCTTCGAGCAACTTCTTGGTATGTTCAGATTCTTGGGCAGAACCCAGGGAAACCGACAGCAGGGTTACCAACACGAAGGCGAAGGCGGACGAATGCATCTTCtgcgggaaagaaaatgggagttgGTTAAGATTCTCTCTTACGAAGAAAACTGGTTCGATTGACAGAT is a genomic window of Penaeus chinensis breed Huanghai No. 1 chromosome 23, ASM1920278v2, whole genome shotgun sequence containing:
- the LOC125037628 gene encoding uncharacterized protein LOC125037628, whose amino-acid sequence is MNPSAFAFVLVTLLSVSLGSAQESEHTKKLLEARKTLEEFTVPALKDNLKSRSNVEFYVKCVVGTGPCNKIGIALSNLLAPGPQGSQFCGGCTDTEKVRVKVVLEALETDYQDLACELHNFSKIPLFSKNPCA
- the LOC125037262 gene encoding uncharacterized protein LOC125037262, whose translation is MHSSAFAFVLVTLLSVSLGSAQESEHTQKLLEARKTLEEFTVPALKDNLKSRSNVEFYVKCVVGTGPCNKIGIALSNLLAPGPQGSQFCGGCTDTEKVRVKVVLDALETDYQDLACELHNFSKIPLFSKNPCA
- the LOC125037560 gene encoding uncharacterized protein LOC125037560 yields the protein MHSSAFAFVLVTLLSVSLGSAQESEHTKKLLEARKTLEEFTVPALKDNLKSRSNVEFYVKCVVGTGPCNKIGIALSNLLAPGPQGSQFCGGCTDTEKVRVKVVLEALETDYQDLACELHNFSKIPLFSKNPCA